From Lytechinus pictus isolate F3 Inbred chromosome 6, Lp3.0, whole genome shotgun sequence, the proteins below share one genomic window:
- the LOC135154548 gene encoding zinc finger protein 678-like, with amino-acid sequence MIRMLLLSYTMYYVKKEINYTLHVRCMLETVNVGNLQVAKIVTYKILLFFSFTEKFVRHLPTFTLLLKIGLDVRPSELLQPQQSEKKPILKDLGNGNLLESTDFDKSIPLQTNPTSSGDQGSQSGDLNTQSCDQKTKLTEGAQGTDQTPKQSQATSLDDNGQVTGQGGNLSGSGICRCKYCGSPYAIPLILARHLKYKHGHNGGILVPDSSHSRFLQIINGEIQNPFDKPKEPSHDETGSAKIGRKTKYVIYLRKPSEKQKQNSYFSRQCEKVINHQVGDAIAGERIHTGDQRYVCYYCDKAFYEASALKAHAQIHYEVHVCDYCDKTFHFASALKAHRCKRIHTGEKPFHTGEKPYVCDHCGKAFILPGLLRAHKRYHTSDKAFVCDYCNKAFYSSSSLEAHKRIHTGEKPYVCDQCGKAFNGKGNLARHKRIHTGEKPYVCDRCGRAFSEETTFSRHKQGHANEKRFVCVHCGKAFNQMLNLSIHERNHTGEKNYLCDQCGKAFYRADHLKAHKRIHDSDKPYVCIYCGKSFNYACDLKIHKRIHTGEKPYECHFCDEAFRQSSTLKSHITSKHK; translated from the exons atgatCAGGATGTTATTACTATCATATACTATGTACTAcgtaaagaaagaaataaactaTACGCTGCATGTGAGATGCATGCTAGAGACTGTCAATGTGGGCAACCTGCAGGTAGCAAAAATAGTTACCTACAAgatccttctttttttttcttttactgaaaAGTTCGTGAGACATCTTCCAACCTTCACTCTTCTTTTGAAAATAGGATTAGATGTCCGTCCATCGGAGCTTTTGCAGCCTCAGCAAAGTGAAAAGAAACCGATCCTAAAGGACTTGGGAAATGGTAATCTCCTTGAATCAACAGACTTTGATAAATCCATCCCATTACAAACCAATCCAACATCATCAGGTGATCAGGGTAGTCAATCAGGTGATCTCAACACCCAGTCATGTGATCAGAAGACCAAACTAACAGAGGGAGCTCAAGGAACTGACCAAACCCCCAAGCAGTCCCAGGCAACTTCTTTGGATGACAATGGACAAGTAACTGGACAGGGTGGAAATCTTTCag GTTCTGGAATTTGCAGATGCAAGTACTGTGGATCACCCTATGCTATTCCTCTTATCTTAGCAAGGCATCTCAAGTACAAACATGGTCATAATGGTGGTATTCTGGTACCAGATTCATCCCATTCACGTTTTCTGCAGATCATCAATGGAGAAATACAAAACCCTTTTGATAAACCCAAAGAGCCTTCACATGATGAAACAGGAAGTGCAAAAATAGGAAGGAAGACTAAATATGTAATATATCTTAGGAAACCGAGTGAAAAGCAAAAACAGAATTCTTACTTCTCCAGACAATGTGAGAAGGTAATTAATCATCAAGTTGGGGATGCCATAGCAGGTGAAAGAATTCATACAGGTGATCAGCGCTATGTTTGTTATTATTGTGACAAAGCATTCTATGAAGCAAGTGCTCTCAAAGCCCATGCACAAATCCATTATGAAGTGCATGTTTGCGATTATTGTGATAAGACTTTCCATTTTGCTTCCGCTCTTAAAGCACATAGATGTAAAAGAATTCATACAGGTGAGAAACCCTTTCATACAGGTGAGAAaccctatgtatgtgatcattgtggtaaggcatttattcTACCAGGTCTTCTCCGCGCACATAAACGATACCATACTAGTGATAAGGCCTTTGTTTGTGATTATTGTAATAAGGCCTTCTATAGTTCCTCTTCTCTCGAAGCACATAAACGgatccatacaggtgagaagccctatgtatgtgatcagtgtggtaaggcatttaatgGGAAGGGTAATCTCGCAAGACATAAAcgaatccatacaggtgagaaaccATATGTATGTGATCGATGTGGTAGGGCATTTAGTGAAGAAACTACTTTCAGTAGACATAAACAAggtcatgcaaatgagaagcGCTTTGTATGTGTTCACTGCGGTAAGGCATTTAATCAAATGCTTAATCTTAGTATACATGAACGAAACCATACAGGTGAGAAAAATTATCtctgtgatcaatgtggtaaggcattttaTAGAGCTGATCATCTCAAAGCACATAAAAGAATTCATGATTCTGACAAACcctatgtatgtatttattgtgGTAAGTCATTTAATTATGCGTGTGATCTAAAAATTCATAAACGAATCCATACCGGTGAAAAGCCCTATGAATGTCATTTTTGTGATGAGGCATTTCGTCAAAGTAGCACTCTCAAAAGCCACATTACAAGTAAGCACAAGTGA